The proteins below come from a single Candidatus Glassbacteria bacterium genomic window:
- a CDS encoding aspartate aminotransferase family protein → MANTFSTTPKTVPEVSTANRTIKTRIPVPESLPVIDKLRKYEPISMSGQPLVLWNKGEGATVCDSWGNRWIDWSSGVLITNAGHNNPRIRQAIIDQAESGLLTSYCFPNNPRARLAELLVEITPKELTKAFILTTGSETVECCLKLMRTNGLRKHGKDKITIVSFTNAFHGRTLGAQQLGGIPKLKDWIVNTDPNIVQVAFPDGFRNPDTSFAGFEKALAEQGVTPESVAGVILETYQGGGASFAPVEYIMALREWCDKHGALLTFDDVQAGFGRCGKMFGFEHYGVIPDLTCFGKGISSSLPVSAVLGREEVMNLYGPNEMTSTHTGNPVCAMAAVANIGSIIDDKLVENAAAMGQVLLDALAGLMTKYDSVIGAVHGKGLVAGVHVVKPGGIEPDADLAWHVVNSCVEKGLLMFAPVGFGGGTVKICPPLVINRDQVEEGLAVLDEAFEENL, encoded by the coding sequence GTGGCTAATACATTTTCGACTACGCCGAAAACAGTTCCCGAGGTGTCCACTGCCAACCGCACGATTAAAACCCGGATTCCGGTACCTGAATCTCTGCCTGTTATCGATAAACTGCGCAAGTACGAGCCGATCTCGATGTCCGGCCAGCCGCTGGTGCTGTGGAACAAGGGTGAGGGCGCAACTGTCTGCGACTCGTGGGGCAACCGCTGGATCGACTGGTCGAGCGGAGTGCTGATCACCAACGCGGGCCACAACAACCCCCGAATCCGTCAGGCGATTATCGACCAGGCCGAGTCGGGGCTGCTGACCAGCTACTGTTTTCCCAACAACCCCAGGGCGCGCCTTGCCGAACTGCTGGTGGAGATTACGCCGAAAGAACTGACCAAGGCGTTTATCCTCACCACCGGCAGCGAAACTGTGGAATGCTGCCTTAAGCTGATGCGCACCAACGGCCTGCGCAAACACGGCAAAGACAAGATAACGATTGTCAGCTTCACTAACGCGTTTCACGGCCGCACCCTGGGAGCCCAGCAGCTCGGCGGGATCCCCAAGCTGAAAGACTGGATCGTCAACACCGATCCCAATATCGTACAGGTAGCGTTCCCCGACGGGTTCCGTAACCCGGACACCAGTTTCGCGGGGTTCGAGAAAGCCCTGGCCGAACAAGGGGTCACACCGGAGTCGGTGGCCGGCGTGATCCTGGAAACTTACCAGGGCGGCGGCGCCAGTTTCGCTCCTGTCGAGTATATCATGGCCCTGCGTGAGTGGTGCGACAAGCATGGAGCGCTGCTCACGTTCGATGATGTCCAGGCAGGGTTCGGACGCTGCGGCAAGATGTTCGGCTTCGAGCACTACGGAGTCATCCCCGACCTGACATGTTTCGGCAAGGGTATCAGCAGCAGCCTGCCGGTTAGCGCCGTGCTGGGCCGCGAGGAAGTGATGAACCTCTACGGTCCGAACGAAATGACCAGCACACATACGGGCAACCCCGTCTGCGCGATGGCCGCGGTGGCCAATATCGGATCGATTATCGATGACAAGCTGGTCGAGAACGCCGCCGCCATGGGCCAGGTGCTGCTCGACGCTCTGGCGGGTCTGATGACCAAGTACGACTCGGTGATCGGCGCAGTACACGGCAAAGGCCTGGTGGCCGGGGTTCATGTAGTCAAGCCGGGTGGGATCGAGCCGGATGCCGACCTGGCCTGGCACGTGGTCAACAGCTGCGTGGAAAAGGGCCTGCTGATGTTCGCGCCGGTTGGTTTCGGCGGCGGCACCGTGAAAATCTGCCCGCCGCTGGTGATCAACCGCGATCAGGTGGAGGAAGGCCTGGCCGTGCTGGACGAGGCTTTCGAGGAAAATCTCTAG
- a CDS encoding LPS-assembly protein LptD: MQALIEKGMGRVSSVRYAGNRIVFFMQRNVMVLQGQADVSSQQQEVASDSLIAYNRSTGDIFVSGKTRLSDGTDELEGGRVRYNLDHNHGVISEGSTQFAEWELHSSRMAKVGADSVFGRGNVFSSCDLEQSKHFHFESRRIKVIRDKRVFASPVVLKVGKVPVFALPFVFFPVTRGNRKSGILQPRIGVNSIAYDRITGRTFGNLGYFWAPSDYVDFLGAVDIRTSSQTTFRGRTRYRKRYSYDGNFDIRRINDKINNSTDFSIFGRHNQTLSESSRFNAEVNYTSSRDLLQRTGFDQQDLLRQSVRSTASYYWRPSWGSFTTSARHEKFLSSDRTVTNLPSASLSLNKRGLFPYMSRTVPRRHGLVSSGWLYNITWGASTSYSHNRTTESNDSTRSVHNSNSRFELDSPQTLYGWLKVNPSLRYSTRLSHDNFRADGERFDHEQTLNFSSSMSTQIYGFFDGPRLGPIYRWRHTIRPTLTYNFQPDLTELRTRGKVSRLSLSISNDIDYKYFTDTDSRTDSAAANDDERPSRNGQLVRVRNSLNYDFTRAAKRDTLGWGNLSTSITSSPTSFLNVQLLMNHDLVEPGQRERFDPFMRSLSTTITLRGTYKGEGRQQSPAELEEEAYRESMRYPGTAGSAFNPRMSDYETQRDLAFSRAMPWSVNISHNLSRSRSAARNNQSIRWSFTFNPTAKWHLVYSSSFNFNARGLQGQRFILNRDLHCWRANLSLITLTNGRFEFVFSTYLLANPAIRVPDVRRASN; this comes from the coding sequence ATGCAGGCGCTGATCGAGAAAGGCATGGGCCGCGTTAGCTCGGTTCGTTATGCCGGGAACCGGATCGTGTTTTTCATGCAGCGCAACGTGATGGTGCTGCAGGGCCAGGCCGATGTGTCCAGCCAGCAGCAGGAAGTGGCCAGCGACTCGCTGATTGCCTACAACCGCTCCACAGGCGATATCTTTGTCAGCGGCAAGACGCGGCTCTCCGATGGTACCGACGAGCTTGAGGGCGGCCGGGTGCGCTACAACCTTGACCACAACCACGGGGTTATTTCCGAGGGAAGTACGCAGTTTGCCGAGTGGGAGCTGCACAGCAGCCGGATGGCCAAGGTGGGAGCGGATAGTGTTTTCGGCCGGGGCAACGTGTTCTCTTCCTGTGACCTGGAGCAGTCCAAGCACTTCCATTTTGAAAGCAGGCGGATCAAGGTAATCCGCGACAAGCGGGTATTCGCCTCGCCGGTGGTGCTCAAGGTGGGCAAGGTGCCGGTGTTCGCCCTGCCGTTCGTCTTTTTCCCGGTCACGCGGGGCAACCGGAAGTCGGGAATCCTCCAGCCCAGGATCGGCGTCAACAGTATCGCCTACGACAGGATCACAGGCCGTACTTTCGGTAACCTGGGCTATTTCTGGGCGCCCAGCGATTACGTCGATTTTCTGGGCGCGGTTGATATCCGCACCAGCAGCCAGACTACGTTCCGCGGCCGGACACGCTACCGCAAGCGATACAGCTACGACGGGAATTTCGACATCCGTCGGATTAACGACAAAATAAACAATTCCACGGATTTCAGCATCTTCGGCCGTCACAACCAGACTCTCAGCGAAAGCAGCAGGTTCAATGCCGAGGTCAACTACACCTCCAGCCGGGACCTCCTGCAGCGCACGGGATTCGACCAGCAGGACCTCCTTCGCCAGAGCGTGCGCTCCACGGCCAGTTACTACTGGCGACCGTCCTGGGGATCATTCACCACCAGCGCGCGTCACGAGAAATTCCTGAGCAGCGACCGCACCGTGACGAACCTCCCCTCGGCCAGCCTGAGCCTGAACAAGCGCGGCCTGTTTCCCTACATGTCCCGGACCGTCCCGCGCCGTCACGGCCTGGTCTCCAGCGGCTGGCTGTACAATATCACCTGGGGCGCCTCGACAAGCTACAGCCACAACCGGACCACCGAGAGCAACGATTCCACCCGCTCTGTCCACAACTCCAACAGCCGGTTCGAACTCGATTCTCCGCAGACACTTTACGGCTGGCTCAAGGTTAATCCGAGCCTGCGTTACAGTACCCGCCTTTCCCACGACAATTTTCGCGCTGACGGCGAGCGGTTCGATCACGAACAGACCCTGAATTTCTCCTCGTCGATGTCCACCCAGATCTACGGTTTTTTCGATGGTCCGCGGCTGGGTCCGATTTACCGCTGGCGCCACACGATCCGGCCCACCTTGACCTATAATTTCCAGCCCGACCTGACCGAGCTCAGAACCCGGGGCAAGGTCAGCCGGCTGAGCCTGTCGATCTCCAATGATATCGACTACAAGTACTTCACCGATACGGATTCCAGAACCGACAGCGCCGCGGCGAACGATGACGAGCGGCCCTCGCGCAACGGCCAGCTTGTGAGAGTGCGAAACAGCCTGAACTACGATTTTACCCGCGCGGCCAAGCGTGACACTCTGGGCTGGGGGAATCTTTCGACTTCGATTACCTCCAGTCCTACCTCGTTCCTAAACGTCCAGCTGCTGATGAACCACGACCTGGTTGAACCGGGGCAGCGGGAACGGTTCGATCCGTTCATGCGCAGCCTGAGCACGACTATCACGTTGAGAGGGACTTACAAGGGCGAAGGCCGGCAGCAATCGCCTGCGGAGCTGGAAGAGGAGGCATACCGCGAGAGCATGCGCTATCCAGGCACCGCCGGCAGCGCGTTCAACCCGCGGATGAGCGACTACGAAACTCAACGCGACCTGGCTTTCAGCCGGGCGATGCCGTGGAGCGTGAATATCAGCCACAACCTCAGCCGATCCCGGTCCGCAGCACGGAACAACCAGAGTATCCGCTGGTCGTTCACGTTCAACCCGACCGCCAAGTGGCACCTGGTCTACAGCAGCAGTTTCAATTTCAACGCCCGCGGCCTGCAGGGGCAGCGGTTTATCCTCAACCGCGACCTTCACTGCTGGCGCGCCAACCTGAGCCTGATCACGCTGACCAACGGACGGTTCGAGTTCGTGTTCAGCACCTACCTGCTGGCCAACCCGGCGATCCGCGTTCCCGACGTCCGTCGGGCCAGCAACTAA
- the tatC gene encoding twin-arginine translocase subunit TatC, whose translation MDEETKKLVPVESPPPPPPVVYDDSQEEDEDDLNRKSEMPFLDHLEELRMRILWSLATLFIGICIGFYLNSRYDILQILVKPVAPYLRDGKLMIIRPTEGFMIALKLSFGFGLIVASPVILYQLWAFLAPALLKKERRLVFPLLFASIFMFVLGAVMAFYITLPLGMAFFSKFQFASTEFMLTASSYLDMALKMIMATGFVFELPIAIMLLARLGIISPQFLRAKRRHAIVGIFLLSMVVTPPDPGSMVLVAVPMAFLYELSVWIAYVVARKKQKGERAG comes from the coding sequence ATGGACGAAGAAACTAAAAAGCTGGTTCCGGTCGAATCCCCTCCGCCGCCACCGCCGGTGGTTTACGATGACAGCCAGGAGGAAGATGAAGACGACCTCAACCGCAAGAGCGAGATGCCTTTCCTTGACCATCTGGAGGAGTTGCGCATGCGCATCCTCTGGAGCCTGGCCACCCTCTTTATCGGCATCTGTATCGGCTTCTACCTCAACAGCAGGTACGATATCCTGCAGATCCTGGTCAAACCCGTAGCCCCGTACCTTCGCGACGGGAAGCTGATGATTATCAGGCCCACCGAAGGGTTCATGATCGCGCTTAAGCTCTCGTTCGGGTTCGGACTGATTGTGGCCTCGCCTGTCATTCTTTACCAGCTCTGGGCCTTTCTCGCACCCGCCCTGCTGAAAAAGGAGCGCAGACTGGTATTCCCGCTCCTGTTCGCCTCGATTTTCATGTTCGTCCTCGGCGCGGTGATGGCCTTTTATATCACCCTGCCGCTGGGGATGGCGTTTTTCAGCAAGTTCCAGTTCGCCTCCACCGAGTTCATGCTCACGGCCAGCAGCTACCTGGACATGGCTCTGAAAATGATCATGGCCACCGGGTTCGTCTTCGAACTGCCGATCGCGATTATGCTGCTGGCCCGGCTGGGGATTATTTCACCCCAGTTTCTGCGCGCCAAGCGCAGGCATGCGATTGTCGGTATTTTTCTCCTCTCGATGGTAGTGACTCCTCCGGACCCGGGCAGTATGGTCCTGGTGGCCGTGCCGATGGCGTTTCTCTACGAGCTGAGCGTCTGGATTGCCTATGTCGTGGCCCGCAAAAAGCAGAAGGGCGAGCGGGCAGGCTGA
- the mazG gene encoding nucleoside triphosphate pyrophosphohydrolase — protein MTGQDSREFEKITTVEQLVALVDFLRSEQGCPWDRRQTSESLKPYLLEELYELLDAIEQGDEAKLNDELGDVLLHLCFQVSLAREAGNFGMEDVVAGIRDKMIRRHPHVFGEEQFASREDQLFAWEQIKHREKQNGAEDEQNKSVLDGLPRSLPALLRAFRIQGRVSKFQFDWDGPEELFGKLDEEIAELKEAMAAGDQAAVEEELGDLLFTAVNLGRLLNLHPHEALERTNEKFIRRFKAMEGLLVQRGLRLGELNLEQLDKFWEQVKDTERGGELNA, from the coding sequence ATGACCGGACAGGACAGCCGGGAATTCGAGAAAATCACCACTGTCGAGCAGCTTGTCGCGCTGGTGGATTTCCTGCGCAGCGAACAGGGCTGCCCCTGGGACCGCAGGCAGACCAGCGAATCGCTCAAACCCTACCTGCTGGAGGAGCTCTACGAACTGCTGGATGCGATCGAGCAAGGGGACGAGGCCAAGCTTAACGACGAGCTGGGCGACGTGCTGCTGCATCTCTGCTTCCAGGTCTCGCTGGCGCGGGAGGCCGGGAATTTCGGGATGGAGGACGTGGTGGCGGGAATCCGGGACAAGATGATCCGCCGTCACCCGCACGTATTCGGTGAAGAGCAGTTCGCCAGCCGCGAGGACCAGCTTTTCGCCTGGGAACAGATCAAGCACCGCGAAAAACAGAACGGCGCTGAGGACGAGCAAAATAAATCCGTACTGGACGGCCTGCCGCGCTCACTGCCCGCCCTGCTGCGCGCTTTCCGGATCCAGGGCCGGGTGAGCAAGTTTCAATTCGACTGGGACGGACCGGAGGAGCTGTTCGGTAAGCTGGATGAGGAGATCGCCGAACTCAAAGAGGCGATGGCGGCCGGAGACCAGGCGGCGGTGGAAGAGGAACTCGGCGATCTGCTGTTCACCGCGGTCAACCTGGGCCGGCTGCTGAACCTCCATCCCCACGAGGCGCTGGAGAGGACCAACGAGAAGTTTATCCGGCGGTTCAAGGCGATGGAGGGTCTGCTGGTCCAGAGGGGCCTCAGGCTCGGGGAACTGAATCTGGAGCAGCTCGACAAATTCTGGGAGCAAGTGAAAGACACGGAGCGAGGCGGGGAACTCAACGCTTGA
- a CDS encoding family 10 glycosylhydrolase: protein MSIQRAVSMTLLAASFTFAQLGLAAADGQARAMWVVRYSLLSAESIDRMVQRAADAGFDNLFVQVCGRGDAWFPSRVYPQSEPIRGLLATGFDPLAYVLEKAHARGIRVHAWVNTLLVWSAPSPPADPSHAYNRHPDWMMYDSDSRSLADYSPARLNKHNIAGAFLSPADPGVRAYLEDFIRDMVSRYPLDGVHLDYIRYPMSSVDYGPEARRGFHSTAGIDPLKLVRQPDTVKKKYGKERFEELMDQWRAVRAGYVSGIVARVKTVVESQRPGTVLSAAVKPDIEDAYTVFGQDWPSWVREGYVRMVLPMAYSTDPELVHAQIEAACREIGAGHVWAGLRAWDVPVSGIMERARKIVPLNAGGICFFSYDGVQDNRYFFDAVRRLLFKR, encoded by the coding sequence GTGAGTATTCAACGCGCCGTTTCCATGACTCTGCTGGCGGCATCTTTCACATTCGCCCAGCTGGGCCTTGCGGCCGCCGATGGCCAGGCCAGGGCGATGTGGGTTGTGCGCTACAGCCTGCTTTCGGCCGAGAGTATCGACAGGATGGTTCAGCGCGCCGCTGACGCCGGTTTCGACAACCTGTTCGTCCAGGTCTGCGGCAGGGGAGACGCCTGGTTCCCGTCCCGCGTGTATCCGCAGTCAGAGCCGATCCGCGGCCTGCTGGCCACGGGGTTCGATCCGCTGGCCTACGTGCTCGAAAAAGCCCACGCCCGCGGTATCAGGGTCCACGCCTGGGTCAATACGCTGCTGGTCTGGAGCGCGCCCTCGCCTCCCGCGGACCCCTCGCACGCCTACAACCGCCATCCTGACTGGATGATGTACGACAGCGACAGCCGTTCGCTTGCCGATTACTCCCCGGCACGGCTTAACAAACACAATATCGCCGGAGCTTTCCTCTCGCCGGCCGATCCGGGGGTTCGCGCCTACCTCGAGGACTTTATCCGCGACATGGTTTCCCGCTACCCGCTCGACGGCGTCCACCTCGATTATATCCGTTATCCGATGAGTTCGGTGGATTACGGTCCGGAGGCGCGCCGGGGGTTCCACTCAACCGCCGGAATCGATCCGTTGAAGCTGGTCAGACAGCCTGATACGGTAAAGAAGAAATACGGGAAGGAGCGCTTCGAGGAACTGATGGATCAGTGGCGGGCGGTAAGAGCCGGGTATGTGAGCGGGATAGTTGCGCGGGTGAAAACCGTGGTTGAGTCACAGCGTCCCGGCACCGTGCTGAGCGCGGCGGTGAAACCGGATATCGAAGACGCGTATACCGTTTTCGGACAGGACTGGCCAAGCTGGGTGCGCGAGGGTTACGTACGGATGGTGTTGCCGATGGCCTACAGTACCGATCCGGAATTGGTGCATGCCCAGATCGAAGCCGCATGCAGGGAAATTGGAGCCGGGCATGTCTGGGCGGGCTTGCGTGCGTGGGATGTTCCGGTGAGCGGGATTATGGAGCGGGCCCGGAAAATAGTGCCGCTGAACGCCGGCGGGATTTGTTTTTTCTCCTACGATGGAGTCCAGGACAACCGTTACTTTTTCGATGCGGTCCGTAGGCTGCTGTTCAAGCGTTGA
- a CDS encoding 50S ribosomal protein L17: MRHMKKGRKLNRTASHRRALMGNLITGLILHEKIRTTTAKAKEARPLAEKMITFAKRGDLHARRQVLRLVKDKDAVSKLFDTLGERFKERPGGYTRILKLANRHGDNAEMALLELVTEEVSRGGGRKRRRRSKKKEAPEAVQQVQQAADDQEQPAEAAAVEESAAEQAEAEGSAAETEAAAEDTPADDAVSEESAPEAEAEAAAEAEAEAAAEAEVPPVEEEQPAEAPAGQEELKAEAEQEQDADEEQQEDK; this comes from the coding sequence ATGAGACATATGAAGAAGGGCAGAAAGCTCAACCGTACCGCAAGTCACCGCCGGGCGCTGATGGGCAACCTGATCACCGGCCTGATCCTGCACGAGAAGATCCGCACCACCACGGCCAAGGCCAAGGAGGCCAGGCCGCTGGCGGAGAAGATGATCACCTTCGCCAAGCGCGGTGACCTTCACGCCCGGCGCCAGGTTCTGCGGTTAGTCAAGGACAAGGACGCCGTCTCCAAGTTATTCGATACCCTGGGCGAACGGTTCAAGGAACGGCCGGGCGGCTATACCCGCATTCTCAAGCTGGCCAACCGTCACGGAGACAACGCCGAGATGGCGCTGCTGGAGCTGGTGACCGAGGAAGTCAGCAGGGGCGGAGGCCGCAAACGCCGCCGTCGCTCGAAAAAGAAAGAGGCTCCGGAGGCCGTGCAGCAGGTGCAGCAGGCCGCCGATGATCAGGAGCAGCCGGCCGAGGCCGCTGCCGTTGAGGAGAGCGCCGCTGAACAGGCTGAAGCAGAAGGAAGTGCTGCTGAAACAGAGGCCGCTGCCGAGGATACGCCCGCCGATGATGCCGTGAGCGAGGAAAGCGCACCGGAAGCCGAGGCCGAAGCCGCCGCGGAAGCCGAGGCCGAAGCCGCCGCGGAAGCCGAGGTACCTCCGGTCGAAGAGGAGCAGCCGGCGGAAGCTCCCGCCGGGCAGGAAGAGTTAAAGGCCGAAGCTGAGCAGGAGCAGGACGCTGACGAAGAGCAGCAGGAAGACAAGTAG
- a CDS encoding DNA-directed RNA polymerase subunit alpha, which translates to MSLKNIVLPSRIEKQSGVGDATYGEFNVYPLERGFGLTLGNALRRVLLSSLEGIAIWGVRIDGVLHELTTIPGVLEDVSELVLNVKRVVLKKKTDDEDEEWVCKLEVSKKGEITAADIEVPAGLEVVNKDHYLFSLQKNKKVRIELLVKLGRGFTPVDQHELPDNDPQLIPADSIYSPVVRASFEVEEQRVGQRTDYDKLIMRVHTNGALDPEKSMIKAAELLIEHLEYLKSFSEPQEQKTSAQDLKHNQLKERLNRSVEELELSVRSSNCLKTSNIKTLGDLVQKSENEMIKFRNFGRKSLNEISEILSRHGMHFGMKLQKNEKGEWEPDEEAEQNQLDNPDEKDDQE; encoded by the coding sequence ATGAGTCTCAAAAATATTGTTTTGCCCTCGAGGATCGAAAAGCAGAGTGGAGTCGGCGATGCAACCTACGGCGAGTTCAACGTTTACCCGCTGGAAAGAGGTTTCGGCCTGACTCTTGGTAATGCCCTGCGCAGGGTGTTGCTCTCCTCGCTCGAGGGAATCGCGATCTGGGGCGTCCGGATCGACGGCGTGCTGCACGAGTTGACGACCATCCCCGGTGTGCTGGAAGATGTCTCGGAGCTGGTCCTGAACGTCAAGCGGGTCGTGCTCAAAAAGAAAACGGACGACGAGGACGAAGAATGGGTGTGCAAGCTGGAAGTCAGCAAGAAGGGCGAGATCACCGCGGCTGATATCGAGGTGCCCGCCGGTCTCGAAGTGGTCAACAAGGACCACTACCTGTTCAGCCTCCAGAAGAACAAGAAGGTTCGGATCGAATTGCTGGTAAAGCTCGGCCGCGGCTTCACCCCCGTCGACCAGCACGAACTGCCCGATAACGATCCGCAGCTTATCCCGGCCGACTCGATCTATTCGCCCGTCGTGCGCGCCTCGTTCGAGGTTGAGGAGCAGCGCGTGGGCCAGCGCACGGATTACGATAAGCTGATCATGCGTGTGCACACCAACGGTGCCCTCGACCCTGAAAAGTCGATGATCAAGGCCGCCGAGCTGCTGATCGAGCACCTGGAGTATCTCAAGAGCTTCAGTGAGCCCCAGGAGCAGAAAACCAGCGCCCAGGACCTGAAGCACAATCAGCTCAAAGAGCGGCTCAATCGCAGTGTCGAGGAACTCGAACTGTCCGTGCGCAGCAGCAACTGCCTCAAGACCTCCAACATCAAAACCCTCGGCGATCTGGTGCAGAAATCCGAGAACGAGATGATCAAGTTCCGCAATTTCGGCCGCAAATCTCTCAACGAGATCAGCGAAATCCTCTCCCGCCACGGGATGCATTTCGGGATGAAGCTGCAGAAAAATGAAAAGGGCGAATGGGAACCGGACGAGGAAGCGGAGCAGAACCAGCTTGACAATCCGGACGAGAAAGACGACCAGGAATAA
- the rpsD gene encoding 30S ribosomal protein S4: protein MARYTEASCKLCRREGMKLFLKGERCYTDKCAIERRNFAPGQHGRMTARRRKVSDYQIQLREKQKVKRIYGVLEQQFRNYYVKASKKSGVTGENLLQMLETRLDNVLYRLGFAPSRKSARQLVRHRHIKINGRIVDIPSCQVSPGEEISVKQPSNELGLILSTIERRGKQEPVSWLSVDYKSQSGKLLEVPMRESIPIIAQEQLIVELYSK from the coding sequence ATGGCGCGATACACGGAAGCCAGTTGCAAGTTGTGCCGTAGAGAAGGGATGAAGCTCTTTCTCAAGGGAGAAAGGTGCTACACCGATAAATGTGCGATCGAGCGCCGTAATTTCGCTCCGGGGCAGCACGGCCGCATGACCGCCCGCCGCCGCAAGGTGAGCGATTACCAGATCCAGTTGCGTGAAAAACAGAAAGTGAAACGGATCTACGGTGTGCTGGAACAACAGTTCCGCAATTATTACGTGAAAGCCAGCAAGAAGAGCGGCGTTACCGGCGAAAACCTGTTGCAGATGCTCGAAACCAGGCTCGATAACGTGCTCTACCGTCTCGGGTTCGCGCCCAGCCGCAAGAGCGCGCGGCAGCTTGTCCGTCACCGCCATATCAAGATCAACGGGCGGATAGTCGATATTCCCTCCTGCCAGGTCAGCCCTGGCGAGGAAATCTCGGTCAAGCAGCCCAGCAACGAACTCGGACTGATCCTCTCCACTATCGAGCGCAGGGGCAAGCAGGAACCTGTCTCCTGGCTCAGCGTGGACTACAAGAGCCAGAGCGGCAAGCTGCTGGAGGTCCCGATGCGGGAGAGTATTCCGATCATTGCCCAGGAGCAGTTGATCGTGGAGTTGTATTCCAAGTAG
- the rpsK gene encoding 30S ribosomal protein S11: MASPGKKGAKPKKRIKKVESEGVAHIKASFNNTLVTITDLDGNVLLWSSAGKCGFKGSKKSTPFAATIIADTAAREAVNLGMKRVHVRVQGPGAGRESAIQAIQAAGLSIRSIKDVTPIPHNGCRPPKRRRV, from the coding sequence ATGGCGAGTCCAGGAAAAAAAGGCGCCAAGCCTAAGAAGAGAATCAAGAAGGTGGAGAGCGAGGGTGTCGCTCACATCAAGGCAAGTTTCAACAACACTTTAGTGACGATCACCGACCTGGACGGCAACGTCTTGTTGTGGTCCAGCGCCGGCAAGTGCGGGTTCAAGGGTTCCAAGAAGAGCACGCCGTTTGCAGCCACGATCATCGCCGATACGGCCGCCAGGGAAGCGGTCAATCTGGGGATGAAAAGGGTGCACGTGCGTGTGCAGGGACCCGGCGCCGGGCGCGAGTCGGCCATCCAGGCCATCCAGGCCGCGGGACTGTCGATCCGTTCGATCAAGGACGTTACTCCAATCCCACACAACGGTTGCCGTCCGCCCAAGCGCAGACGGGTCTAG
- the rpsM gene encoding 30S ribosomal protein S13, translated as MARIAGVDLPRNKRVEIGLTYIFGIGRSSAKKILEETGIDLNTKVNDLSDSEQTRLRSVIERDFKVEGALRTEVAMNIKRLMDIGCYRGIRHRRKLPVRGQRTHTNARTNKGPRVAIAGKKKVKAKK; from the coding sequence ATGGCTCGTATAGCCGGAGTCGACCTGCCCAGAAACAAAAGAGTGGAGATCGGCCTGACGTACATCTTCGGGATCGGCCGCAGCTCGGCCAAAAAGATCCTCGAGGAAACCGGGATCGATCTGAACACCAAGGTCAACGATCTTTCGGACAGCGAACAGACCAGGCTTCGCAGCGTCATCGAGCGCGATTTCAAGGTCGAGGGCGCTCTGCGTACCGAGGTGGCGATGAATATCAAGCGGCTGATGGATATCGGCTGCTACCGCGGTATCCGCCACCGCCGCAAGCTGCCGGTCCGCGGACAGCGCACGCACACCAACGCGCGCACGAACAAGGGTCCGAGAGTCGCGATCGCGGGCAAGAAGAAGGTTAAGGCCAAGAAGTAA
- the rpmJ gene encoding 50S ribosomal protein L36, with translation MKVRSSVKPICEYCKVIRRRGVVRIICRNPKHKQRQG, from the coding sequence ATGAAAGTGCGCAGCTCGGTTAAACCAATCTGCGAATACTGCAAGGTAATTCGCCGGCGCGGGGTGGTGCGCATCATCTGCCGCAACCCCAAGCATAAACAACGCCAGGGTTGA
- the infA gene encoding translation initiation factor IF-1: MAKEEAVQVTGTVVEPLPNAMFRVKLENDHEVLAHISGKMRMNFIRILPGDKVALELSPYDLSRGRITYRYK, encoded by the coding sequence ATGGCAAAGGAAGAAGCAGTACAGGTAACCGGTACGGTAGTCGAGCCGCTGCCCAACGCGATGTTCCGGGTCAAGCTGGAGAACGATCACGAGGTGCTGGCTCATATCAGCGGCAAGATGCGGATGAATTTCATCCGGATTCTGCCCGGCGACAAAGTGGCGCTCGAATTGAGCCCCTACGATCTCAGCCGGGGCCGGATTACTTACCGCTATAAGTGA